From the Pontibacillus halophilus JSM 076056 = DSM 19796 genome, one window contains:
- a CDS encoding SMI1/KNR4 family protein yields the protein MSINTYQKAKELISSEGALADFVGGCSEELIRLAERKLNLSFSPIYKNYLRSFGAGNFGSQEVYGIIDKNFVNSSVPDAIWFTLSEREEIDLPDTLLVIYDTGSDELYCLDFNQIEASGEPKVVSFIPGVNIGDQTYEVIADDFGDYLLDLVEREL from the coding sequence ATGAGTATTAATACATATCAAAAAGCTAAAGAATTAATAAGTAGTGAGGGTGCACTAGCAGACTTTGTTGGTGGCTGTTCAGAAGAGTTAATAAGATTAGCTGAAAGAAAATTAAATCTGTCTTTCTCACCTATCTATAAAAATTACTTACGTTCGTTTGGTGCAGGTAATTTTGGCTCACAAGAAGTTTATGGGATAATCGATAAAAATTTTGTTAATTCATCTGTTCCAGACGCAATTTGGTTTACTCTATCTGAGAGAGAAGAGATAGATTTACCAGATACTTTATTAGTTATATACGATACGGGGAGCGACGAGCTTTATTGTTTAGATTTCAACCAAATAGAAGCCTCAGGAGAACCAAAAGTAGTGTCTTTTATCCCTGGTGTGAACATAGGTGACCAAACCTATGAAGTAATAGCTGATGACTTTGGTGATTATCTATTAGATTTAGTAGAACGAGAATTGT